The following are from one region of the Georgenia sp. M64 genome:
- a CDS encoding LCP family protein: MPRHATRPPQRPSAVADGGAPVAPRHAVSLDPHRRLRRLGAGALGVALFAGSGAAMAYSDMQGNITQHDITDLLGEDRPSATAEAAPVDQRAGEAINLLVMGSDVREGDSDVDGAGAAGVVAGMRSDTTMIAHVSADRSRVDVVSIPRDTLVDVPSCTLPDGTTTPEQSDVMFNSAFQTGGQTGDVGAAAACTIRTVEDLTGIFIDDFVVVDFAGFTQMVDALGGVAMYVPEDIDDAEAGLQLAQGCQVLDGTDALGFARARKSIGDGSDISRIGRQQELVAAIAREALGKNLLTDLPALYQFLDAATSTLTTGQYIGGLTTMAGLANSLRGLEAGGISFATMPFEWAGPRVRPTVEAEQLWAAIAADEPIQATLTGTGETPTEEPTATPTPGATTAPGAEPTTPAAPTSAPTAEPTPTIPVCTK; encoded by the coding sequence GTGCCCCGCCACGCCACGCGCCCGCCGCAGCGCCCGTCCGCCGTCGCGGACGGCGGCGCGCCCGTGGCGCCCCGGCACGCGGTGTCGCTCGACCCGCACCGGCGTCTGCGACGCCTCGGCGCCGGCGCCCTGGGGGTGGCCCTCTTCGCCGGGTCCGGCGCGGCCATGGCCTACAGCGACATGCAGGGCAACATCACCCAGCACGACATCACGGACCTGCTCGGCGAGGACCGGCCCTCGGCGACGGCGGAGGCCGCGCCGGTGGACCAGCGCGCCGGGGAGGCCATCAACCTCCTCGTCATGGGCTCCGACGTGCGTGAGGGCGACAGCGACGTCGACGGCGCCGGCGCCGCCGGCGTCGTGGCCGGGATGCGCTCGGACACGACGATGATCGCCCACGTCTCGGCGGACCGCTCGCGGGTCGACGTCGTCTCCATCCCGCGCGACACCCTCGTCGACGTCCCCAGCTGCACCCTCCCCGACGGCACGACGACGCCCGAGCAGAGCGACGTCATGTTCAACTCCGCGTTCCAGACCGGTGGGCAGACCGGCGACGTCGGCGCCGCCGCGGCGTGCACGATCCGCACGGTGGAGGACCTCACCGGCATCTTCATCGACGACTTCGTCGTGGTCGACTTCGCGGGTTTCACCCAGATGGTCGACGCCCTCGGCGGGGTGGCGATGTACGTCCCCGAGGACATCGACGACGCCGAGGCGGGGCTCCAGCTCGCGCAGGGCTGCCAGGTCCTCGACGGGACGGACGCCCTCGGGTTCGCCCGGGCGCGGAAGTCGATCGGTGACGGCTCGGACATCTCGCGCATCGGGCGTCAGCAGGAGCTCGTCGCGGCGATCGCCCGGGAGGCCCTGGGCAAGAACCTCCTCACCGACCTGCCGGCGCTCTACCAGTTCCTCGACGCCGCCACCTCGACCCTGACCACCGGGCAGTACATCGGCGGGCTGACCACCATGGCCGGACTGGCCAACTCCTTGCGCGGGCTCGAGGCCGGTGGGATCTCCTTCGCGACCATGCCGTTCGAGTGGGCCGGGCCCCGGGTGCGCCCCACCGTCGAGGCGGAGCAGCTGTGGGCCGCGATCGCGGCGGACGAGCCGATCCAGGCCACGCTGACGGGCACCGGCGAGACGCCCACCGAGGAGCCGACGGCGACACCGACGCCGGGCGCGACCACCGCGCCGGGGGCGGAGCCCACGACGCCGGCCGCCCCGACGTCCGCGCCGACGGCGGAGCCCACGCCGACGATCCCGGTGTGCACGAAGTAG
- a CDS encoding CoA-binding protein, with protein sequence MTHVNDPDVVRRLLTTPARWAVVGLSQNSARTAYGIAAYLQDLGMEIIPVHPKAETVHGARGYATLAEIPGGVDVVDVFVRSELAGPVVDQAVAAGARAVWLQLGVVDEDAARRAAEAGVDVVMDTCPAIEAPRLRIV encoded by the coding sequence ATGACCCACGTCAACGACCCCGACGTCGTGCGCCGCCTGCTCACCACCCCGGCCCGCTGGGCGGTGGTGGGGCTGTCCCAGAACTCCGCGCGCACCGCCTACGGCATCGCCGCCTACCTCCAGGACCTCGGCATGGAGATCATCCCCGTCCACCCCAAGGCGGAGACCGTGCACGGCGCCCGGGGCTACGCGACCCTGGCGGAGATCCCCGGCGGCGTCGACGTCGTGGACGTCTTCGTCCGCTCCGAGCTCGCCGGCCCGGTCGTCGACCAGGCGGTCGCCGCCGGGGCGAGGGCGGTCTGGCTCCAGCTGGGGGTGGTCGACGAGGACGCCGCGAGGCGGGCGGCGGAGGCCGGGGTCGACGTCGTCATGGACACCTGCCCGGCGATCGAGGCCCCGCGTCTCCGCATCGTCTGA
- a CDS encoding LCP family protein yields the protein MSENSGDPRPPSFRPAAPGRRPDPSGARPVGVGAQPAGAVGGEAQRPAHPRRTARPDVPVRRTSVRGAAPDSPPAYAPSRAAAPSYAPAPGAASPPGPAPAPGPDAPRRPAGARRGRRRRSPLVVLLLLLLVVLVAWPVGLAVWADSRIQHVEALSSAADTPGTTYLLAGSDSRADGAVADATEGQRSDTIMIMHVPESGPTALVSLPRDTLVTIPGVGENKLNAAFSLGGPPLLVETVEGLTGLGVDHYVEIGMGGVSSVVDAVGGVELCLDYDVADELSGLTWTAGCAQADGVTALAFARMRYADPNGDIGRTERQRQVVSAVVKEVAEPTTALNPAAQVRLVEEGTGALLTDPGTGIVDLGRMALAFRAATGPDGLVGTPPIADLDHRAGSLGSTVLLADGAPDFFARLRDGELTAEDLQAG from the coding sequence GTGAGCGAGAACTCGGGCGACCCGCGCCCGCCGAGCTTCCGCCCCGCCGCCCCCGGTCGTCGCCCGGACCCCTCCGGGGCCCGACCCGTGGGTGTGGGGGCCCAGCCCGCCGGCGCCGTCGGCGGCGAGGCGCAGCGGCCCGCCCACCCCCGCCGCACCGCCCGTCCCGACGTCCCCGTCCGGCGCACCTCGGTGCGCGGGGCTGCGCCGGACAGCCCGCCGGCCTACGCCCCCTCGCGGGCCGCCGCCCCGTCGTACGCCCCGGCTCCCGGGGCGGCGTCCCCACCGGGGCCCGCGCCCGCGCCCGGGCCGGACGCCCCGCGCCGCCCCGCCGGAGCTCGCCGGGGCCGGCGACGCCGCAGCCCGCTGGTGGTGCTGCTGCTCCTCCTCCTCGTGGTGCTGGTGGCGTGGCCCGTCGGCCTGGCCGTGTGGGCCGACTCCCGTATCCAGCACGTCGAGGCGCTCTCGAGCGCCGCCGACACCCCGGGCACCACCTACCTGCTCGCCGGATCCGACTCCCGCGCCGACGGTGCGGTCGCCGACGCCACCGAGGGCCAGCGGTCCGACACCATCATGATCATGCACGTGCCGGAGTCCGGCCCCACCGCCCTGGTCTCCCTCCCGCGCGACACGCTGGTGACCATCCCGGGCGTGGGCGAGAACAAGCTCAACGCCGCCTTCTCCCTCGGCGGCCCGCCGCTCCTGGTCGAGACCGTCGAGGGTCTGACCGGGCTGGGCGTGGACCACTACGTCGAGATCGGGATGGGCGGGGTCAGCAGCGTCGTCGACGCCGTCGGCGGGGTCGAGCTCTGCCTGGACTACGACGTCGCCGACGAGCTCTCCGGCCTGACCTGGACCGCCGGCTGCGCGCAGGCCGACGGCGTCACCGCGCTGGCGTTCGCGCGCATGCGCTACGCCGACCCCAACGGCGACATCGGCCGCACCGAGCGCCAGCGACAGGTGGTCAGCGCCGTCGTCAAGGAGGTGGCCGAGCCCACCACCGCGCTCAACCCGGCCGCGCAGGTCCGCCTCGTCGAGGAGGGCACCGGCGCCCTCCTCACCGACCCCGGGACGGGCATCGTCGACCTCGGCCGGATGGCCCTGGCGTTCCGCGCCGCGACCGGGCCCGACGGCCTCGTCGGCACGCCGCCGATCGCCGACCTCGACCACCGCGCCGGGAGCCTCGGCTCGACGGTGCTCCTGGCCGACGGCGCCCCGGACTTCTTCGCACGCCTGCGCGACGGCGAGCTCACCGCCGAGGACCTCCAGGCCGGTTGA